A window of Pirellula sp. SH-Sr6A contains these coding sequences:
- a CDS encoding DUF1559 domain-containing protein: protein MSLSFRKNRRIGFTLVELLVVIAIIGILVGLLLPAVQAAREAARRMQCSNNLKQLGLAMLNYESATKLLPQGRTAGPASQSVFGALLPYMEQVSVYNLIDFNVSATHANNTAARAVQIPTLRCPSDPTGQSPVAGWGVTNYRSNQGSGILNGQPSTVVGNSNYGFPAPNGPLVPSLNIKIGSITDGLSNTAAFSEHPIGDFSNAISTWTDTFQPGTYPATPDEAIQMCYAITVTDLTKQGNSNVGGPWLQSGHTQGSYYHVDVPGRRSCMYPPGRVYTTAKSLHTGGVNVTRCDGSVQFIPNTIDLVAWRAFGTRDGGETTLSGIDQ from the coding sequence GTGTCATTATCATTTCGCAAAAATCGAAGAATCGGCTTCACGCTTGTTGAGCTACTCGTAGTCATCGCCATTATCGGAATCTTGGTCGGTTTGCTATTGCCTGCCGTTCAAGCGGCTCGAGAAGCTGCTCGACGTATGCAATGCAGCAACAATTTGAAGCAGCTGGGGCTCGCCATGCTGAATTATGAGTCTGCCACCAAGCTTCTCCCCCAAGGTCGGACGGCAGGACCTGCCAGCCAATCGGTCTTTGGTGCACTCCTACCCTATATGGAGCAAGTGTCTGTCTACAATCTCATTGATTTTAATGTTTCGGCAACGCATGCAAACAACACCGCAGCGCGGGCCGTTCAAATCCCCACGTTGCGATGTCCGAGTGACCCAACTGGGCAGAGCCCGGTAGCAGGGTGGGGAGTTACGAATTACCGAAGCAATCAAGGATCGGGGATTCTCAACGGACAACCCTCCACAGTCGTTGGAAATTCAAACTATGGATTTCCCGCCCCAAACGGGCCGCTGGTCCCATCTCTGAATATTAAGATCGGTTCCATCACAGACGGTCTTTCCAACACGGCCGCATTCAGTGAGCATCCAATCGGAGACTTCAGCAATGCCATCTCAACCTGGACCGATACGTTCCAACCGGGAACCTATCCAGCCACTCCTGACGAAGCCATCCAGATGTGCTATGCCATTACAGTTACAGACCTCACTAAGCAAGGTAACAGCAATGTTGGAGGGCCATGGCTCCAAAGTGGACATACTCAAGGAAGTTATTATCACGTAGATGTTCCTGGTCGACGGTCCTGCATGTACCCACCGGGGCGTGTATATACAACCGCGAAGAGCTTGCATACAGGAGGAGTCAATGTCACTCGTTGCGATGGATCCGTACAGTTCATTCCCAACACGATCGATCTGGTAGCCTGGCGAGCATTCGGCACGCGAGACGGCGGCGAAACAACCTTGAGTGGGATTGACCAATAA